The following are encoded in a window of Paraburkholderia sp. HP33-1 genomic DNA:
- the metG gene encoding methionine--tRNA ligase gives MSAPATDLPAGAPSGRRQILVTSALPYANGQIHIGHLVEYIQTDIWVRALRMHGHEVYYVGADDTHGTPVMLRAEKEGLTPKQLIDRVWLEHKRDFDSFGISFDNYYSTDSDENRVLSENVYLALKEAGLIDAREIEQAYDPVKEMFLPDRFIKGECPKCGAKDQYGDSCEVCGSTYLPTELVNPYSVVSGATPIRKTSTHYFFRLSDPRCENFLRAWVGGLAQPEATNKMREWLGDAGEARLADWDISRDAPYFGFEIPGAPGKYFYVWLDAPVGYYASFKNLAEKRGLDFDAWVRKGSTTEQYHFIGKDILYFHTLFWPAMLEFSGHRTPTNVFAHGFLTVDGAKMSKSRGTFITAQSVIDTGLNPEWLRYYFAAKLNSTMEDLDLNLDDFQARVNSDLVGKYVNIASRAAGFLIKRFDGRVQDSAMHHPLLGTLRAAIPQIAAHYEAREYSRALRQTMELADSVNAYVDSAKPWDQAKDPANAVALHETCSVSIEAFRLLSLALKPVLPKLAEAVEAFLGIEPLVWADATVPLSSARPINAYKHLMTRVDPKQIEALLAANRDSLQATPEAAAADAKGAAKATAKAHAKAAAAAEKDDTSGIISIDDFAKVDLRIAKIVDCKAVEGSDKLLQLTLDVGEETTRNVFSGIKSAYQPEQLIGKLTVMVANLAPRKMKFGMSEGMVLAASAADEKAEPGLYVLEPHSGAKPGMRVK, from the coding sequence ATGTCAGCACCCGCCACCGATCTCCCAGCAGGCGCGCCGTCCGGCCGCCGCCAGATTCTCGTCACGTCGGCCCTTCCGTATGCGAACGGGCAGATTCATATCGGCCATCTGGTCGAATATATCCAGACGGACATCTGGGTCCGGGCGCTGCGAATGCACGGCCACGAGGTCTACTACGTCGGCGCCGACGACACGCACGGCACGCCGGTCATGCTGCGCGCGGAAAAAGAAGGCCTGACGCCGAAACAGCTGATCGATCGCGTGTGGCTGGAACACAAGCGCGACTTCGACAGCTTCGGCATTTCGTTCGACAACTACTACTCGACCGATTCCGACGAAAACCGAGTGCTCAGCGAAAACGTCTACCTCGCGTTGAAGGAGGCGGGGCTGATCGACGCGCGCGAGATCGAACAGGCGTATGACCCGGTCAAGGAAATGTTCCTGCCGGACCGCTTCATCAAGGGCGAATGCCCGAAATGTGGCGCGAAAGATCAATACGGCGACAGCTGCGAAGTCTGCGGCTCGACCTACCTGCCCACCGAACTCGTCAATCCGTACTCGGTCGTCTCGGGAGCAACCCCGATTCGCAAGACTTCGACGCACTACTTCTTCCGCCTGTCCGATCCGCGTTGCGAGAACTTCCTGCGCGCCTGGGTCGGCGGCCTCGCGCAGCCCGAAGCGACCAACAAGATGCGCGAGTGGCTCGGCGACGCCGGCGAAGCCAGGCTCGCCGACTGGGACATCTCGCGCGACGCGCCGTACTTCGGTTTCGAGATTCCTGGGGCGCCCGGCAAGTATTTCTACGTGTGGCTCGACGCGCCGGTCGGCTATTACGCGAGCTTCAAAAACCTCGCCGAAAAGCGCGGCCTCGACTTCGACGCGTGGGTCCGCAAGGGTTCGACCACCGAGCAGTACCACTTCATCGGCAAGGACATCCTGTATTTCCACACGCTGTTCTGGCCCGCGATGCTCGAGTTCTCGGGCCATCGCACGCCGACCAACGTTTTCGCGCACGGCTTCCTGACCGTCGACGGCGCGAAGATGTCGAAGTCGCGCGGCACCTTCATCACCGCGCAAAGCGTGATCGACACCGGCCTGAACCCGGAATGGCTGCGCTACTACTTCGCCGCCAAGCTGAACAGCACGATGGAAGACCTCGACCTGAACCTCGACGACTTCCAGGCGCGCGTGAACAGCGATCTGGTCGGCAAGTACGTGAACATCGCGAGCCGCGCGGCCGGCTTCCTGATCAAGCGCTTCGACGGCCGCGTGCAGGACAGCGCGATGCATCATCCGCTGCTCGGCACGCTGCGCGCCGCTATTCCCCAGATCGCCGCGCACTACGAGGCGCGCGAGTACAGCCGCGCGCTGCGTCAGACCATGGAGCTCGCCGACTCGGTCAACGCCTACGTCGATAGCGCGAAGCCGTGGGATCAGGCGAAAGACCCCGCCAACGCGGTCGCGCTGCACGAGACCTGCAGCGTCAGCATCGAGGCGTTCCGTCTGCTGTCGCTCGCACTGAAGCCGGTGCTGCCGAAGCTCGCCGAAGCGGTCGAGGCTTTCCTCGGCATCGAGCCGCTCGTGTGGGCCGACGCCACCGTGCCCCTCAGCTCGGCGCGCCCGATCAACGCGTACAAGCATCTGATGACGCGCGTCGATCCGAAGCAGATCGAAGCGCTGCTCGCGGCCAATCGCGACTCGCTGCAGGCCACGCCGGAAGCCGCCGCGGCGGACGCGAAAGGTGCCGCGAAGGCAACCGCAAAGGCCCACGCAAAAGCGGCCGCCGCGGCGGAAAAGGATGACACGTCCGGCATCATCTCGATCGACGACTTCGCAAAGGTCGATCTGCGCATCGCGAAGATCGTCGACTGCAAGGCGGTGGAAGGCTCGGACAAGCTGCTGCAACTGACGCTCGACGTCGGCGAAGAGACCACCCGCAATGTGTTCTCGGGCATCAAGTCCGCGTATCAGCCGGAGCAGCTGATCGGCAAGCTCACCGTGATGGTGGCGAACCTCGCACCGCGCAAGATGAAGTTCGGCATGTCCGAGGGGATGGTGCTGGCCGCGTCGGCGGCGGACGAGAAGGCCGAACCGGGCCTCTACGTGCTCGAGCCACATAGCGGCGCGAAGCCCGGCATGCGCGTGAAGTGA
- a CDS encoding OmpA family protein, with the protein MNAKIMTRIAVFTVAGSLVAGCATQQGTNTAVGTGVGAGTGAAIGAIFGGGKGAAIGAATGAVVGGVTGYNWDNIRNRMSGATKGTGTQITEQPDGSLKMNIPSSVTFDTSSYAIKPSFAPVLDQLAQTLQQNPEVVVSVVGHTDSTGSLQYNQTLSVNRAESVTGYLTQRGIAPQRLSATGMGPNQPIADNNTEAGRAANRRVEIYLRATAQHATQ; encoded by the coding sequence ATGAATGCAAAAATCATGACTCGCATCGCCGTATTCACCGTTGCCGGCTCGCTGGTGGCGGGTTGCGCAACCCAACAGGGCACCAATACGGCAGTCGGTACCGGCGTGGGCGCCGGCACCGGCGCGGCAATCGGCGCGATCTTCGGCGGCGGCAAGGGCGCGGCGATCGGCGCGGCCACCGGCGCGGTGGTCGGCGGTGTCACCGGCTATAACTGGGACAATATTCGCAACCGCATGTCGGGCGCGACCAAGGGCACCGGCACGCAGATCACCGAGCAGCCGGACGGCTCGCTCAAGATGAACATCCCAAGCTCGGTCACGTTCGACACCAGCAGCTACGCGATCAAGCCGTCGTTCGCACCGGTGCTCGACCAGCTCGCGCAAACGTTGCAGCAGAATCCGGAGGTCGTCGTTTCCGTCGTAGGGCACACGGACAGCACCGGCTCGCTGCAATACAACCAGACGCTGTCGGTCAACCGCGCGGAAAGCGTGACCGGCTATCTGACGCAACGCGGCATCGCGCCGCAGCGCCTGTCGGCCACCGGCATGGGCCCGAACCAGCCGATCGCCGACAACAACACCGAAGCCGGCCGTGCGGCGAACCGCCGCGTCGAAATCTACCTGCGCGCCACCGCCCAGCACGCGACGCAATAA
- the apbC gene encoding iron-sulfur cluster carrier protein ApbC, with protein MSIDRALVDTAIAVVADPNTGAPYAAAKNIRNVVVEGDAVSLQVTLGYPAKSQFDAIRQQFTDALRQVPGVANVRVEVSQQIAAHTVQRGVKLLPGVKNIVAVASGKGGVGKSTTAVNLALALASEGASVGILDADIYGPSLPTMLGIEGRPESPDEKSMNPMTGHGVQANSIGFLIEADNPMVWRGPMATSALEQLLRQTNWHELDYLIVDMPPGTGDIQLTLAQRVPVTGAVIVTTPQDIALLDAKKGLKMFEKVGIPILGIVENMGLHICSNCGHEEHIFGAGGGERMGKEYGVDVLGSLPLDITIREQADSGNPTVVADPNGRIAEIYRTIARKIAVHIAERARDMSSKFPNIVVQNT; from the coding sequence ATGAGTATCGATCGGGCATTGGTCGACACCGCCATCGCGGTCGTCGCTGACCCCAACACCGGCGCACCGTACGCGGCCGCGAAGAACATCCGCAACGTGGTTGTGGAGGGCGACGCGGTCAGCCTTCAGGTGACGCTCGGCTACCCGGCGAAAAGCCAGTTCGACGCGATTCGCCAGCAGTTCACCGACGCGCTGCGCCAGGTGCCCGGTGTCGCGAACGTGCGTGTCGAGGTTTCGCAGCAGATCGCCGCCCACACCGTGCAGCGCGGCGTGAAGTTGCTGCCCGGCGTGAAGAACATCGTCGCGGTTGCCTCGGGCAAGGGCGGCGTCGGCAAGAGCACAACCGCGGTGAATCTCGCGCTGGCGCTGGCGAGCGAGGGCGCGTCGGTCGGCATTCTCGACGCCGACATCTACGGCCCGTCGTTGCCGACCATGCTCGGCATCGAGGGCCGGCCCGAATCGCCCGACGAGAAATCGATGAACCCGATGACCGGCCACGGCGTGCAGGCCAACTCGATCGGCTTCCTGATCGAGGCAGACAACCCGATGGTGTGGCGCGGCCCGATGGCGACCTCGGCGCTCGAGCAGCTGCTGCGCCAGACCAATTGGCACGAGCTCGACTACCTGATCGTCGACATGCCGCCCGGCACGGGCGACATCCAGCTGACGCTCGCCCAGCGCGTGCCGGTCACGGGCGCGGTGATCGTCACGACGCCGCAGGACATCGCGCTGCTCGACGCGAAGAAGGGCCTCAAGATGTTCGAGAAGGTCGGCATTCCGATCCTCGGCATCGTCGAGAACATGGGCCTGCACATCTGCTCGAATTGCGGCCACGAGGAGCACATCTTCGGCGCCGGCGGCGGCGAGCGGATGGGCAAGGAATATGGCGTCGACGTGCTGGGCAGCCTGCCGCTCGACATCACGATTCGTGAACAGGCCGATTCGGGCAACCCGACGGTCGTTGCGGACCCGAACGGGCGCATCGCGGAGATCTATCGCACGATCGCGCGCAAGATCGCGGTGCATATCGCCGAGCGGGCGCGCGACATGAGCTCGAAGTTTCCGAACATCGTCGTGCAGAACACCTGA
- a CDS encoding superoxide dismutase family protein, with translation MGKRIDGHVVHAFIVLTAGCVLLSGCGIFLRPQEKRADAQLLPTVGNQVHGLVTFIERSDGVQVTYNLTGLPPNSDHALQVHERGDCNAADGSSAGPVFSPAAERLKAGARVEGDLGNIHADANGVATGFIVAPDVSLDGIRSVLQRAVLLHRDATDPYAYPQHGAGTAIACGVIRQQ, from the coding sequence ATGGGAAAACGAATCGACGGGCACGTGGTGCATGCGTTCATCGTCCTAACTGCCGGCTGTGTGCTGTTGAGCGGCTGTGGCATATTCCTGAGACCACAGGAAAAGCGCGCAGACGCGCAATTGCTGCCCACTGTGGGCAATCAGGTGCACGGCCTCGTGACCTTTATCGAGCGCTCGGACGGCGTGCAGGTCACCTACAATCTCACGGGCTTGCCGCCTAATAGCGATCACGCGCTGCAGGTGCACGAGCGCGGCGACTGCAATGCCGCCGACGGCTCCAGCGCCGGTCCGGTGTTTTCGCCGGCTGCAGAGCGGCTCAAGGCAGGCGCGCGCGTCGAGGGCGATCTCGGCAACATCCATGCGGACGCGAACGGCGTGGCCACCGGCTTCATCGTCGCGCCGGACGTGTCGCTCGACGGCATCCGCTCGGTGTTGCAGCGCGCGGTGCTGCTGCACCGCGACGCGACCGACCCGTACGCGTACCCGCAGCATGGCGCGGGCACGGCGATCGCCTGCGGCGTGATTCGCCAGCAGTGA
- the dcd gene encoding dCTP deaminase, translating to MTIKSDKWIRRMAESHKMIEPFAPDQVRVSEDGRKIVSFGTSSYGYDIRCADEFKIFTNINSTIVDPKNFDEKSFVDFKGDVCIIPPNSFALARTVEYFRIPRSVLTVCLGKSTYARCGIIVNVTPFEPEWEGHVTLEFSNTTPLPAKIYANEGVAQVLFFESDEICETSYADRGGKYQGQHGVTLPKT from the coding sequence ATGACCATCAAATCTGACAAGTGGATCCGGCGCATGGCCGAGTCGCACAAGATGATCGAGCCGTTTGCGCCCGATCAGGTTCGCGTCTCCGAAGACGGCCGGAAGATTGTCAGCTTCGGAACGTCGAGCTACGGCTACGACATCCGCTGCGCCGACGAATTCAAGATCTTCACCAACATCAACTCGACGATCGTCGATCCGAAGAACTTCGACGAGAAGTCGTTTGTCGATTTCAAGGGCGACGTCTGCATCATTCCGCCGAACTCATTCGCGCTTGCGCGCACGGTCGAATACTTTCGCATTCCGCGCAGCGTGCTGACCGTGTGTCTCGGTAAATCGACGTACGCGCGCTGCGGGATCATCGTCAACGTGACGCCGTTCGAGCCGGAATGGGAAGGCCACGTCACGCTCGAGTTCTCGAATACGACACCTTTGCCTGCGAAAATTTACGCGAACGAAGGCGTCGCCCAGGTGCTGTTTTTCGAAAGCGACGAGATCTGTGAAACGTCGTACGCGGATCGCGGCGGCAAATATCAAGGTCAGCACGGCGTCACGTTGCCGAAAACGTGA
- a CDS encoding arginine/lysine/ornithine decarboxylase has protein sequence MKFRFPVVIIDEDFRSENISGSGIRALAEAIEKEGAEVLGLTSYGDLTSFAQQSSRASCFILSIDDDELLPYVENVVVEGETPELAAAIVALRAFVTEVRRRNADIPIFLYGETRTSRHLPNDILRELHGFIHMFEDTPEFVARHIIREAKVYLDSLAPPFFKELVQYAEEGSYSWHCPGHSGGVAFLKSPLGQMFHQFFGENMLRADVCNAVDELGQLLDHTGPVAASERNAARIFSADHVFFVTNGTSTSNKIVWHGTVAPGDIVLVDRNCHKSILHAITMTGAIPVFLTPTRNNFGIIGPIPRSEFEPENIRKKIEANPFAREALAKNPSLKPRILTITQSTYDGVIYNVEMIKEMLGEWLDTLHFDEAWLPHAEFHEFYQDMHAIGAGRPRIGAMVYATHSTHKLLAGISQASQIVVQDSKNSRFDKHRFNEAYLMHTSTSPQYAIIASCDVAAAMMEAPGGTALVEESIAEALDFRRAMTKVDTEYGDDWFFKVWGPDQFAEEGIGSREDWMLRPDDAWHGFGPLAEGFNMLDPIKATIVTPGLDMDGGFGETGIPAAIVTKYLAEHGIIVEKTGLYSFFIMFTIGITKGRWNSMVTELQQFKDDYDNNQPLWRVLPEFVQHHPMYERVGLRDLCQQIHSVYRANDIARLTTEMYLSSMEPAMKPSDAFAKLAHREIDRVPIDELEGRVTSILLTPYPPGIPLLIPGERFNKTIVNYLRFAREFNERFPGFHTDIHGLVGEMVNGRIEYFVDCVRI, from the coding sequence ATGAAGTTCCGTTTTCCCGTCGTCATCATCGACGAAGATTTCCGCTCCGAGAACATCTCGGGTTCCGGCATCCGGGCTTTAGCCGAAGCCATCGAGAAAGAAGGCGCGGAAGTGCTCGGGTTGACGAGCTACGGCGATCTGACGTCGTTCGCTCAGCAGTCGAGCCGCGCGTCGTGCTTCATCCTCTCGATTGACGACGACGAGCTGCTGCCGTACGTCGAAAACGTGGTCGTCGAAGGCGAGACGCCCGAACTCGCCGCCGCGATCGTCGCGCTGCGCGCGTTCGTGACCGAAGTGCGCCGCCGCAACGCCGATATTCCGATCTTCCTGTACGGCGAGACGCGCACCTCGCGCCATCTGCCCAACGACATCCTGCGCGAGCTGCACGGCTTCATCCACATGTTCGAGGACACGCCGGAGTTCGTCGCACGCCATATCATCCGCGAGGCGAAGGTGTATCTCGACTCGCTGGCGCCGCCGTTCTTCAAGGAGCTCGTGCAGTACGCGGAAGAGGGTTCGTACTCGTGGCACTGCCCGGGTCACTCCGGCGGCGTCGCGTTCCTGAAGAGCCCGCTCGGCCAGATGTTCCACCAGTTCTTCGGCGAGAACATGCTGCGCGCCGACGTTTGCAACGCGGTCGACGAACTCGGCCAGCTGCTCGACCACACGGGTCCGGTTGCGGCCTCGGAGCGCAACGCCGCGCGCATCTTCAGCGCCGACCACGTGTTCTTCGTGACCAACGGCACCTCGACGTCGAACAAGATCGTCTGGCACGGCACGGTCGCGCCCGGCGACATCGTGCTGGTCGACCGCAACTGCCACAAGTCGATCCTGCACGCGATCACGATGACCGGCGCGATTCCCGTGTTCCTGACGCCGACTCGCAACAACTTCGGCATCATCGGCCCGATTCCGCGCAGCGAGTTCGAGCCGGAAAACATCCGCAAGAAGATCGAGGCGAACCCGTTCGCCCGCGAAGCGCTCGCGAAGAACCCGAGCCTGAAGCCGCGCATTCTGACGATCACGCAAAGCACGTACGACGGCGTCATCTACAACGTCGAGATGATCAAGGAGATGTTGGGCGAGTGGCTCGACACGCTGCACTTCGACGAAGCGTGGCTGCCGCATGCCGAATTCCACGAGTTCTATCAGGACATGCACGCGATCGGCGCGGGCCGTCCGCGCATCGGCGCGATGGTGTACGCGACGCACTCCACGCATAAGCTGCTCGCCGGCATCTCGCAGGCGTCGCAGATCGTTGTGCAGGATTCGAAGAACAGCCGCTTCGACAAGCACCGCTTCAACGAGGCGTATCTGATGCATACGTCGACGAGCCCGCAGTACGCGATCATCGCGTCGTGCGACGTGGCCGCGGCGATGATGGAAGCGCCGGGCGGCACCGCGCTCGTCGAGGAGTCGATCGCTGAAGCACTCGACTTCCGCCGCGCGATGACCAAGGTCGACACCGAATATGGCGACGACTGGTTCTTCAAGGTGTGGGGCCCCGACCAGTTCGCCGAGGAAGGCATCGGCTCGCGCGAGGACTGGATGCTGCGTCCTGACGACGCATGGCACGGCTTCGGCCCGCTCGCCGAAGGCTTCAACATGCTCGACCCGATCAAGGCGACGATCGTCACGCCGGGTCTCGACATGGATGGCGGCTTCGGCGAAACCGGCATTCCGGCCGCGATCGTCACGAAGTACCTGGCCGAGCACGGCATCATCGTCGAGAAGACGGGGCTGTACTCGTTCTTCATCATGTTCACGATCGGCATCACGAAGGGCCGCTGGAACTCGATGGTGACCGAGCTGCAGCAGTTCAAGGACGACTACGACAACAACCAGCCGCTGTGGCGCGTGCTGCCCGAGTTCGTTCAGCATCATCCGATGTACGAGCGGGTCGGTTTGCGCGATCTGTGCCAGCAGATCCACAGCGTATATCGTGCGAACGACATCGCGCGTCTGACGACCGAGATGTACCTGTCGAGCATGGAGCCGGCGATGAAGCCGTCCGACGCGTTTGCGAAGCTCGCGCATCGCGAGATCGACCGGGTACCGATCGACGAGCTCGAAGGCCGCGTCACGTCGATCCTGTTGACGCCGTATCCGCCGGGTATTCCGCTGCTGATTCCGGGCGAGCGTTTCAACAAGACCATCGTCAACTATCTGCGGTTCGCGCGCGAGTTCAACGAGCGTTTCCCGGGCTTCCATACGGACATCCACGGGCTCGTCGGCGAAATGGTCAACGGACGCATCGAATACTTCGTCGATTGCGTGCGTATTTGA